One region of Vigna radiata var. radiata cultivar VC1973A unplaced genomic scaffold, Vradiata_ver6 scaffold_275, whole genome shotgun sequence genomic DNA includes:
- the LOC106754881 gene encoding probably inactive leucine-rich repeat receptor-like protein kinase IMK2 — protein sequence MGHNSCHVKDFYTDPFQVNLSFASYGHRRRNHKGGGGGGFIYLAFFVFLLQALASVIQPVSGQLWDGVVVTQADFQALRAIKNELIDFKGVLKSWNDSGLGACSGWAGIKCVNGEVIAIQLPWRGLGGRISEKIGQLQSLRKLSLHDNVLAGPVPLSLGLLPNLRGVYLFNNKLSGSIPPSLGNCPMLQSLDISNNSLSGKIPPSLARSTRMLRINLSFNSLSGSIPSSLTMSPSLAILALQHNNLSGSIPDSWGGAGKKKASQLQVLTLDHNLISGIIPVSLGKLALLENVSLSHNLIVGPIPSELGALSRLQILDLSNNAINGSIPASFSNLSSLVSLNLNSNQLANHIPDSLDRLHNLSVLNLKNNKLDGEIPPTIGNISSISQIDFSENKLVGGIPDSFAKLAHLSSFNVSYNNLSGPVPSLLSKRFNASSFVGNLELCGYISSKPCSSPPPHNLPAQSPQPLSKPHHRKLSTKDIILIVAGVLLLILLLLCCFLLCCLIRRRTASSRKSGKAAKAAASARSLEKGASAGGEVESGGEAGGKLVHFDGPFVFTADDLLCATAEIMGKSAYGTAYKATLEDGNQVAVKRLREKTTKGQKEFETEVAALGKIRHPNLLALRAYYLGPKGEKLLVFDYMTKGSLASFLHARGPEIVIEWPTRMKIMIGVTRGLSYLHSHENIVHGNLTSSNILLDEQTEAHITDFGLSRLMTTSANTNIIATAGSLGYNAPELSKTKKPNTKTDVYSLGVIMLELLTGKPPGEPTNGMDLPQWVASIVKEEWTNEVFDLELMRDAPAIGDELLNTLKLALHCVDPSPAARPEVHLVLQQLEEIKPDLAVGDDGVTKVQTTE from the exons ATGGGACACAACAGTTGTCATGTCAAAGATTTCTACACAGACCCTTTTCAGGTTAACCTCTCTTTTGCTTCATATGGCCATAGGAGGAGGAACCACAAAGGTGGTGGGGGTGGTGGTTTTATTTACTTAGctttttttgtgtttcttttgcaAGCTTTGGCTTCTGTCATTCAGCCTGTTTCAGGGCAGTTGTGGGATGGGGTGGTTGTGACTCAAGCTGATTTTCAAGCCCTGAGGGCTATTAAGAATGAGCTAATTGACTTCAAAGGGGTCCTCAAGAGCTGGAATGACAGTGGTCTAGGTGCTTGTTCTGGGTGGGCAGGAATCAAGTGTGTGAATGGTGAGGTTATTGCAATTCAGCTTCCTTGGAGAGGGTTAGGTGGCAGGATCTCTGAGAAAATTGGCCAACTTCAGTCTCTTAGGAAGCTCAGTCTTCATGACAATGTTCTTGCTGGTCCAGTTCCTTTGTCACTTGGCCTCCTTCCCAACCTTAGAGGGGTTTATCTCTTCAATAACAAGCTTTCAGGTTCTATCCCTCCTTCCCTTGGCAATTGTCCAATGCTTCAATCTCTTGATATTAGCAACAATTCCCTCAGTGGTAAAATCCCTCCCAGTTTAGCGAGATCTACTAGGATGCTTCGGATCAATTTGAGCTTCAACTCACTGTCTGGATCCATTCCTAGCAGTTTAACCATGTCTCCTTCTCTAGCCATTCTTGCCCTTCAACACAACAACCTCTCTGGCTCTATCCCAGATTCTTGGGGTGGAGCTGGAAAGAAGAAAGCTTCCCAGCTTCAGGTTTTGACCCTTGATCACAATCTCATTTCTGGAATCATCCCAGTTTCTCTAGGCAAGCTAGCTTTACttgaaaatgtttctttgaGTCATAACCTGATTGTAGGGCCTATTCCAAGTGAACTAGGTGCACTTTCTAGGCTTcaaattcttgatctttcaaacaATGCCATCAATGGCAGCATTCCTGCTAGCTTCTCTAACCTCTCTTCTCTAGTTTCATTAAACCTAAATAGCAATCAACTTGCAAACCATATTCCTGATTCTTTGGACAGGTTGCACAACCTTTCTGTGCTTAACCTGAAGAACAATAAGCTTGATGGCGAAATCCCACCAACAATAGGGAACATCTCAAGCATTAGCCAAATTGATTTCTCTGAGAACAAATTAGTTGGAGGAATCCCAGATTCCTTTGCTAAACTTGCGCATCTCAGTTCATTCAACGTCTCTTACAACAACCTATCTGGTCCTGTCCCATCTCTACTTTCCAAAAGATTCAATGCTAGCTCTTTTGTAGGGAATCTTGAGCTATGTGGGTATATCAGTTCAAAACCATGCTCTTCACCCCCTCCTCATAATCTTCCAGCTCAATCACCACAACCTCTTTCTAAGCCTCATCACCGAAAACTAAGCACCAAGGACATAATCCTCATAGTAGCAGGTGTTCTTCTGTTGATTCTGTTATTACTGTGCTGctttttgttgtgttgtttgatCAGGCGAAGAACTGCTTCAAGCAGAAAGAGTGGCAAAGCTGCTAAGGCTGCAGCATCTGCTAGGAGTCTTGAGAAAGGTGCTTCAGCTGGTGGTGAGGTTGAATCAGGAGGTGAAGCTGGTGGGAAACTAGTTCACTTTGATGGGCCATTTGTGTTTACTGCTGATGATCTTCTGTGTGCAACTGCGGAGATAATGGGAAAAAGTGCATATGGAACAGCGTACAAAGCAACACTGGAAGATGGTAACCAAGTTGCTGTGAAGAGGTTGAGGGAAAAGACTACTAAAGGGCAGAAGGAGTTTGAAACTGAGGTTGCTGCACTTGGCAAAATCAGACACCCAAATCTCCTAGCACTTAGAGCCTACTATTTAGGACCAAAAGGAGAGAAGCTTCTTGTCTTTGATTACATGACAAAAGGAAGTCTAGCATCATTCCTTCATG CTCGTGGACCTGAAATTGTTATTGAATGGCCAACAAGGATGAAGATAATGATTGGAGTGACTAGGGGCTTGAGCTACCTTCATAGCCATGAGAACATTGTACATGGGAACCTCACATCAAGCAACATACTATTGGATGAGCAAACAGAAGCCCACATAACAGATTTTGGTCTCTCAAGGCTGATGACAACTTCTGCCAACACCAACATCATTGCCACTGCAGGAAGCCTTGGCTACAACGCACCAGAGCTTTCAAAGACCAAGAAGCCTAACACAAAGACTGATGTGTACAGTCTTGGTGTTATCATGTTGGAACTCCTAACTGGAAAGCCACCTGGGGAGCCAACCAATGGCATGGACTTGCCCCAATGGGTTGCCTCCATAGTGAAGGAAGAGTGGACTAATGAAGTGTTTGATTTAGAACTCATGAGGGATGCACCAGCCATAGGGGATGAACTGCTTAACACATTGAAATTAGCACTGCATTGTGTTGATCCATCTCCTGCTGCTAGGCCTGAAGTACACCTAGTTCTGCAGCAATTGGAGGAGATCAAACCAGACTTGGCTGTAGGGGATGATGGAGTTACCAAGGTTCAAACAACTGAGTAA
- the LOC106754882 gene encoding uncharacterized protein LOC106754882 isoform X3, whose translation MDDPPLQKISISGPTLASLIQRFSTSPSAIQGLLFGHVTHLPTTPSDDSSPAVPTLLATVTGFLCSPSFYESSGAVIPSALHPHSSVLGWFSARRRSALRPSLREFSVTSSLSSLSQFSTSIDNSNPNLKSNSPEQPSLFPPCVFLLLASPPFDNAPSSHVHTHEYRAFQFRTGDQWFEPRSLDVVNIGPTFRGHYGAFSPTSSLPALDCGLRGSPMDEGGDERLARMKQAANDQRELDGCVEGFEVGKLGRMVGSDARSYTEGLEELYKKMLVKIQNLTSLVDESSAMVLEQRRLAMDISAFCA comes from the exons ATGGACGATCCACCGTTGCAGAAGATCTCGATTTCCGGCCCCACACTTGCCTCCCTCATCCAGCGCTTCTCCACTTCCCCCTCCGCCATCCAAGGCCTCCTCTTCGGCCACGTCACCCACCTTCCCACCACACCCTCCGACGACTCTTCCCCCGCCGTCCCCACCCTCCTCGCCACCGTCACCGGCTTCCTCTGCTCCCCCTCCTTCTATGAATCCTCCGGCGCTGTCATCCCCTCCGCCCTCCACCCTCACTCCTCCGTCCTAGGGTGGTTCTCCGCTCGCCGCCGATCCGCCCTCCGCCCCTCCTTGCGCGAGTTCTCCGTCACCTCCTCCCTCTCGTCTCTCTCTCAATTCTCTACCTCAATCGATAACTCAAACCCAAACCTAAAGTCAAATTCCCCCGAACAACCTTCTCTCTTCCCTCCCTGCGTCTTCCTCCTCCTAGCTTCCCCTCCCTTCGACAACGCGCCCTCCTCGCACGTGCACACGCACGAGTACCGCGCCTTCCAGTTCCGCACCGGGGACCAGTGGTTCGAGCCCCGCTCCCTCGACGTCGTCAACATCGGCCCTACCTTCCGCGGCCACTACGGTGCTTTCAGCCCCACCTCGAGTCTCCCCGCACTCGACTGCGGGCTCCGTGGCTCCCCGATGGATGAAGGTGGCGACGAGAGGCTCGCCCGGATGAAGCAGGCCGCCAATGACCAAAGGGAGCTCGACGGGTGTGTCGAGGGGTTTGAGGTTGGGAAGTTGGGCAGAATGGTCGGGTCTGATGCTAGGAGCTACACCGAGGGTTTGGAGGAGTTGTATAAGAAAATGCTTGTTAAGATTCAGAATTTGACTAGCTTGGTGGACGAGAGTTCTGCTATGGTTCTTGAGCAG AGAAGACTGGCTATGGACATTTCAGCGTTCTGTGCTTGA
- the LOC106754882 gene encoding uncharacterized protein LOC106754882 isoform X2, with amino-acid sequence MDDPPLQKISISGPTLASLIQRFSTSPSAIQGLLFGHVTHLPTTPSDDSSPAVPTLLATVTGFLCSPSFYESSGAVIPSALHPHSSVLGWFSARRRSALRPSLREFSVTSSLSSLSQFSTSIDNSNPNLKSNSPEQPSLFPPCVFLLLASPPFDNAPSSHVHTHEYRAFQFRTGDQWFEPRSLDVVNIGPTFRGHYGAFSPTSSLPALDCGLRGSPMDEGGDERLARMKQAANDQRELDGCVEGFEVGKLGRMVGSDARSYTEGLEELYKKMLVKIQNLTSLVDESSAMVLEQTGYGHFSVLCLIWINNFF; translated from the exons ATGGACGATCCACCGTTGCAGAAGATCTCGATTTCCGGCCCCACACTTGCCTCCCTCATCCAGCGCTTCTCCACTTCCCCCTCCGCCATCCAAGGCCTCCTCTTCGGCCACGTCACCCACCTTCCCACCACACCCTCCGACGACTCTTCCCCCGCCGTCCCCACCCTCCTCGCCACCGTCACCGGCTTCCTCTGCTCCCCCTCCTTCTATGAATCCTCCGGCGCTGTCATCCCCTCCGCCCTCCACCCTCACTCCTCCGTCCTAGGGTGGTTCTCCGCTCGCCGCCGATCCGCCCTCCGCCCCTCCTTGCGCGAGTTCTCCGTCACCTCCTCCCTCTCGTCTCTCTCTCAATTCTCTACCTCAATCGATAACTCAAACCCAAACCTAAAGTCAAATTCCCCCGAACAACCTTCTCTCTTCCCTCCCTGCGTCTTCCTCCTCCTAGCTTCCCCTCCCTTCGACAACGCGCCCTCCTCGCACGTGCACACGCACGAGTACCGCGCCTTCCAGTTCCGCACCGGGGACCAGTGGTTCGAGCCCCGCTCCCTCGACGTCGTCAACATCGGCCCTACCTTCCGCGGCCACTACGGTGCTTTCAGCCCCACCTCGAGTCTCCCCGCACTCGACTGCGGGCTCCGTGGCTCCCCGATGGATGAAGGTGGCGACGAGAGGCTCGCCCGGATGAAGCAGGCCGCCAATGACCAAAGGGAGCTCGACGGGTGTGTCGAGGGGTTTGAGGTTGGGAAGTTGGGCAGAATGGTCGGGTCTGATGCTAGGAGCTACACCGAGGGTTTGGAGGAGTTGTATAAGAAAATGCTTGTTAAGATTCAGAATTTGACTAGCTTGGTGGACGAGAGTTCTGCTATGGTTCTTGAGCAG ACTGGCTATGGACATTTCAGCGTTCTGTGCTTGATCTGGATCAACAATTTCTTCTAG
- the LOC106754882 gene encoding uncharacterized protein LOC106754882 isoform X1 codes for MDDPPLQKISISGPTLASLIQRFSTSPSAIQGLLFGHVTHLPTTPSDDSSPAVPTLLATVTGFLCSPSFYESSGAVIPSALHPHSSVLGWFSARRRSALRPSLREFSVTSSLSSLSQFSTSIDNSNPNLKSNSPEQPSLFPPCVFLLLASPPFDNAPSSHVHTHEYRAFQFRTGDQWFEPRSLDVVNIGPTFRGHYGAFSPTSSLPALDCGLRGSPMDEGGDERLARMKQAANDQRELDGCVEGFEVGKLGRMVGSDARSYTEGLEELYKKMLVKIQNLTSLVDESSAMVLEQENHNRKLKHKIFRSAASE; via the exons ATGGACGATCCACCGTTGCAGAAGATCTCGATTTCCGGCCCCACACTTGCCTCCCTCATCCAGCGCTTCTCCACTTCCCCCTCCGCCATCCAAGGCCTCCTCTTCGGCCACGTCACCCACCTTCCCACCACACCCTCCGACGACTCTTCCCCCGCCGTCCCCACCCTCCTCGCCACCGTCACCGGCTTCCTCTGCTCCCCCTCCTTCTATGAATCCTCCGGCGCTGTCATCCCCTCCGCCCTCCACCCTCACTCCTCCGTCCTAGGGTGGTTCTCCGCTCGCCGCCGATCCGCCCTCCGCCCCTCCTTGCGCGAGTTCTCCGTCACCTCCTCCCTCTCGTCTCTCTCTCAATTCTCTACCTCAATCGATAACTCAAACCCAAACCTAAAGTCAAATTCCCCCGAACAACCTTCTCTCTTCCCTCCCTGCGTCTTCCTCCTCCTAGCTTCCCCTCCCTTCGACAACGCGCCCTCCTCGCACGTGCACACGCACGAGTACCGCGCCTTCCAGTTCCGCACCGGGGACCAGTGGTTCGAGCCCCGCTCCCTCGACGTCGTCAACATCGGCCCTACCTTCCGCGGCCACTACGGTGCTTTCAGCCCCACCTCGAGTCTCCCCGCACTCGACTGCGGGCTCCGTGGCTCCCCGATGGATGAAGGTGGCGACGAGAGGCTCGCCCGGATGAAGCAGGCCGCCAATGACCAAAGGGAGCTCGACGGGTGTGTCGAGGGGTTTGAGGTTGGGAAGTTGGGCAGAATGGTCGGGTCTGATGCTAGGAGCTACACCGAGGGTTTGGAGGAGTTGTATAAGAAAATGCTTGTTAAGATTCAGAATTTGACTAGCTTGGTGGACGAGAGTTCTGCTATGGTTCTTGAGCAG GAAAATCATAATAGGAagttaaaacacaaaatttttaGATCTGCTGCCTCAGAATAA